The following proteins are co-located in the Triticum aestivum cultivar Chinese Spring chromosome 1A, IWGSC CS RefSeq v2.1, whole genome shotgun sequence genome:
- the LOC123190258 gene encoding probable protein phosphatase 2C 47 — MVAEAEVMHQQPAPVLEVQYRRCVAKGAGMSAVAVPEVEVEVEVAVELPRMGLANTDGATSVSAETLQFVPNIRSGSFADIGPRRYMEDEHIRIDDLSAHLGSLLVCPLPSAFYGVFDGHGGPDAAAYMKRHAMRFLFEDREFPQALQVDDIYLQSVEECIRSAFLQADLALADNLDISRSSGTTALAALVFGRQLLVANTGDCRAVLCRRGIAMEMSRDHRANYAEECERVAASGGYIEDGYLNGVLSVTRALGDWDMKVPDCSTSPLIAEPEFQQATLSEDDEFLIMGCDGIWDVMTSQHAVSVVRRGLRQHDDPERCARELVMEAKRLETADNLTVIVVCFGSELGSPPPPPAAAAARPRSCKGLSAEALCNLRSWLETDR, encoded by the exons atggtggccgaggcggaggtgATGCATCAGCAGCCCGCGCCGGTTCTGGAGGTGCAGTACCGCCGGTGCGTCGCCAAGGGGGCCGGGATGTCGGCGGTCGCCgtgccggaggtggaggtggaggtggaggtcgcCGTCGAGCTGCCTCGCATG GGATTGGCGAACACCGATGGTGCGACGAGCGTGTCCGCTGAGACACTACAGTTTGTACCCAATATTCGGTCTGGAAGCTTTGCTGATATCGGACCTAGGAGGTACATGGAAGATGAACACATCCGGATAGATGATCTTTCAGCTCATCTTGGCTCGCTGTTGGTGTGCCCTCTACCTAGCGCCTTCTATGGG GTCTTTGATGGCCATGGGGGTCCGGATGCTGCAGCCTACATGAAAAGGCATGCCATGAGGTTCCTGTTTGAGGATAGAGAGTTCCCACAAGCATTGCAAGTGGATGATATATACCTTCAGTCCGTCGAGGAATGTATTCGGAGCGCGTTCTTGCAAGCCGATCTTGCCCTGGCTGACAATTTAGATATCAGCCGCTCCTCCGGAACTACGGCACTCGCAGCATTAGTCTTTGGGAG GCAACTGTTGGTTGCGAACACCGGCGACTGCCGAGCGGTGCTCTGCCGGAGAGGCATAGCGATGGAGATGTCTCGAGACCACAGGGCGAACTACGCCGAGGAGTGCGAGAGGGTGGCCGCCTCCGGCGGGTACATCGAGGACGGGTACCTCAACGGTGTGCTCTCGGTGACGCGTGCCCTGGGCGACTGGGACATGAAGGTGCCCGACTGCTCCACGTCGCCCCTCATCGCGGAGCCCGAGTTCCAGCAGGCGACGCTGAGCGAGGACGACGAGTTCCTCATCATGGGGTGCGACGGGATCTGGGACGTGATGACGAGCCAGCACGCGGTGAGCGTGGTCCGGCGCGGCCTGCGGCAGCACGACGACCCCGAGCGGTGCGCGCGGGAGCTCGTCATGGAGGCCAAGCGGCTCGAGACGGCCGACAACCTCACCGTCATCGTGGTGTGCTTCGGGTCGGAGCtcgggtcgccgccgccgccccccgctgcTGCGGCGGCGAGGCCGCGGAGCTGCAAGGGCCTGTCGGCGGAGGCCCTGTGCAACCTGAGGAGCTGGCTGGAGACTGACCGCTAG
- the LOC123190252 gene encoding putative RNA polymerase II subunit B1 CTD phosphatase RPAP2 homolog codes for MRNNLPSAVCFDPRLSPSPNLQTLSSPHHNPLPMATAAAARPAARTTVNVAGAVYRVQLALLDGAAASNEPLLHAAAAVLSRADYDDVVTERSIAEACGHPACTSPLPDPANPKAAPRFHISLREHRVYDLEEARKFCSERCLVASAAFAASLPPDRPFGIPPNRLDALVALFEGSGDGPGLGFRADGGKKEDEGRKVEIVEKEAPGPGEVTLQEWIGPSGAIEGYVPHHHPIQEGPMPQAKQGKASRAELSGSKNLNSGAAVPGEHSMAVSSSVEAQVGSEDIAKKIDGMVLHENTKTKKKGADKTLSKIFQQDEDTDMLLPCITDSIAKQLEHVVLEERNDKKKKKSTRASSRACKSKPARKPAGSNGHEVGFTSTIIMGDPASVKMDQGPLGQYDFASSILIDNQPSSSQYTVRDSMHTYTEQLHKEFSKAVDLEKNETSDEKVSAALKSSLKAVGSKNRSQSVTWADDNGSILEASKAYDIDSDAKNLSMEDIDSSLRRESAEACASALIEAAGAISSGTSEVEDAVSKAGIIILPDTLHQKQFENVHGKDTMEKVVSETDGDVVKWPTKTVLLDTDMFEVDDSWHDTPPEGFSLTLSAFATMWTTIFGWISRSSLAYVYMLDDSSVEEMLISNGREYPEKRVSKDSQSSEIKRALASCISNALPVLVSNMRMQIPVSKLETTLGYLIDTMSLVDALPALRSRQWQLLVLVLLDALSVHQLPALAPVISDSKLVQKILNSAQVSREEYDSMVDLILPFGRSAVTPMSS; via the exons ATGCGCAATAATCTGCCGTCTGCCGTCTGCTTCGACCCACGCTTGTCTCCCTCCCCAAATCTCCAAACTCTCTCTAGTCCCCACCACAACCCCCTCCCCATGGCGacggccgccgccgccaggccGGCGGCGAGGACGACGGTGAACGTGGCCGGGGCCGTGTACCGCGTGCAGCTGGCCCTCCTCGACGGCGCGGCGGCCTCCAACGAGCCCCTCCTCCACGCGGCCGCCGCGGTGCTCTCCCGCGCCGACTACGACGACGTCGTCACCGAGCGCTCCATCGCCGAGGCGTGCGGCCACCCCGCGTGCACCAGCCCCCTCCCCGACCCCGCCAACCCCAAGGCGGCGCCGCGGTTCCACATCTCCCTCCGCGAGCACCGCGTCTACGACCTCGAGGAGGCCCGCAAGTTCTGCTCCGAGCGCTGCCTCGTCGCCTCCGCGGCCTTCGCGGCCTCGCTCCCGCCCGACCGCCCCTTCGGGATCCCGCCCAACAGGCTGGACGCCCTGGTCGCGCTCTTCGAGGGCAGCGGGGACGGgccggggctagggtttcgggcggacGGCGGGAAGAAGGAGGACGAGGGGAGGAAGGTGGAGATTGTGGAGAAGGAGGCGCCTGGGCCTGGCGAGGTGACGCTGCAGGAGTGGATTGGGCCGTCGGGCGCCATTGAGGGCTATGTGCCCCACCATCACCCCATTCAAGAAG GGCCAATGCCACAGGCTAAACAGGGCAAAGCTAGTAGAGCTGAGCTGTCCGGGAGTAAGAACCTGAATTCTGGGGCTGCTGTTCCTGGCGAACATAGCATGGCAGTTTCATCTTCAGTTGAAGCACAAGTGGGCTCTGAAGATATAGCTAAAAAAATTGATGGCATGGTCCTTCATGAGAACACAAAAACGAAGAAAAAAGGCGCAGATAAAACCCTATCAAAGATTTTCCAACAGGATGAAGATACGGATATGTTATTGCCTTGCATAACTGATTCCATTGCGAAGCAACTAGAGCATGTAGTTTTGGAAGAGAGAAatgacaagaagaaaaagaaatcaaCTAGAGCATCATCAAGGGCATGCAAGAGTAAGCCTGCAAGAAAACCTGCTGGAAGTAATGGCCATGAAGTAGGCTTTACTAGTACAATCATTATGGGGGATCCTGCTTCGGTAAAGATGGATCAAGGGCCTTTGGGTCAATATGACTTTGCAAGTTCCATCCTCATAGATAATCAGCCCTCATCATCTCAATACACAGTAAGAGATTCAATGCATACTTACACTGAACAACTACACAAAGAATTCAGTAAAGCAGTGGACCTTGAAAAAAATGAGACAAGTGACGAGAAGGTTAGTGCTGCACTAAAATCTTCACTGAAGGCTGTAGGGTCTAAGAACAGAAGTCAGTCTGTGACATGGGCAGATGATAATGGGAGCATCTTAGAAGCAAGCAAAGCATATGACATCGATTCAGATGCTAAAAATCTATCTATGGAGGACATTGACAGTTCACTAAGGCGTGAATCTGCAGAGGCTTGTGCATCAGCCCTTATTGAAGCTGCAGGAGCTATTTCTTCAGGCACATCGGAAGTGGAAGATGCAG TTTCAAAGGCAGGTATCATCATATTGCCTGACACGCTTCACCAGAAACAGTTCGAGAATGTCCATGGCAAAGATACAATGGAAAAGGTAGTATCTGAAACAGATGGTGATGTTGTGAAGTGGCCAACAAAGACTGTGCTTCTGGACACTGACATGTTTGAAGTTGATGATTCTTGGCACGACACACCGCCAGAAGGTTTCAGTTTAACA CTGTCTGCTTTTGCAACAATGTGGACCACAATATTTGGATGGATATCCCGGTCATCTTTAGCCTATGTATACATGCTTGATGACAGTTCTGTGGAAGAGATGTTGATTTCTAATGGGAGAGAGTATCCTGAGAAGCGAGTTTCGAAAGATAGCCAATCATCTGAAATTAAAAGAGCTTTAGCTTCTTGCATTTCTAATGCACTGCCGGTACTTGTATCAAACATGAGGATGCAAATCCCAGTTTCAAAGTTGGAGACTACTCTG GGATACTTGATTGACACAATGTCACTTGTTGACGCACTGCCTGCTCTGAGATCAAGGCAATGGCAACTGTTGGTTCTTGTTCTGCTCGACGCACTCTCTGTGCACCAGCTTCCTGCTCTTGCTCCAGTGATCTCAGACTCAAAGCTCGTGCAGAAG ATCCTAAACTCGGCTCAGGTTAGCAGAGAGGAGTACGACTCCATGGTCGACCTCATCCTCCCTTTCGGAAGATCCGCCGTGACGCCCATGTCAAGTTAA